One stretch of Methanobacterium sp. DNA includes these proteins:
- a CDS encoding protein translocase SEC61 complex subunit gamma, whose protein sequence is MSLNKETTSQFIKQCRRVLHVSKKPEREEYKNVAKITGIGVIIIGIMGFIITLIAQLLGYI, encoded by the coding sequence ATGAGTTTGAATAAGGAAACTACTTCCCAGTTTATAAAACAGTGCAGGAGAGTTCTGCACGTATCTAAAAAGCCAGAAAGAGAAGAATATAAAAATGTAGCAAAGATTACAGGAATAGGAGTTATCATAATAGGTATAATGGGATTTATAATAACTTTAATTGCTCAACTATTAGGTTATATATAA
- a CDS encoding 50S ribosomal protein L10, whose product MAHVAEWKKEEVQNLKELIKSHGVVGMANLADIPAPQLQKMRRNLKDTTIKMSRKTLMSLALSESEKDNIAALGDYMTGQPALIFTDMNPFKLYKILEASKTAAPAKAGSIAPSDIVVPKGDTAFKPGPILGELQKVGIPAKIDKGKIVITKDKVIVAEGEVVPRDVAGILTRLEIEPMEVGIDLIAAYEDKTVYTSDLLTVDEEKTLSDIQKAFSQALNLSVNASIYTKEAMPLIIQNAATKALNLALNASILTSKTTDLLLSRAYSQMLALASELASKNEEVLDNELLEKLKSRPKAVEVKEEKEEVEKEEEEEEEEKEEEAAAGLGALFG is encoded by the coding sequence ATGGCTCATGTTGCTGAATGGAAAAAGGAAGAGGTTCAAAACCTCAAAGAACTTATAAAAAGCCACGGTGTAGTGGGTATGGCCAATCTGGCAGATATACCAGCTCCCCAGCTCCAGAAAATGAGAAGAAACCTGAAGGACACCACAATTAAAATGTCCAGAAAGACATTAATGAGCCTGGCTTTAAGCGAATCTGAAAAAGATAATATAGCTGCACTTGGAGATTATATGACTGGTCAACCCGCATTGATCTTTACAGATATGAATCCATTTAAGCTTTATAAGATTCTTGAAGCCAGTAAAACTGCTGCACCAGCAAAAGCAGGAAGTATAGCTCCTTCTGACATTGTAGTTCCCAAAGGTGATACTGCTTTTAAACCAGGCCCTATTCTTGGAGAACTTCAAAAGGTGGGTATCCCTGCCAAAATTGATAAAGGAAAAATTGTCATAACCAAGGATAAGGTAATTGTTGCTGAAGGAGAAGTAGTTCCTCGAGATGTGGCAGGTATTCTTACAAGACTCGAAATCGAGCCAATGGAAGTGGGTATTGACTTAATAGCGGCGTATGAAGATAAAACAGTGTACACATCTGACCTTTTAACTGTAGATGAAGAGAAAACATTATCTGACATACAGAAAGCGTTCTCTCAAGCATTGAATCTATCAGTAAATGCATCTATATACACTAAGGAAGCTATGCCACTTATTATACAGAATGCTGCAACTAAAGCATTGAATCTTGCATTAAATGCATCGATACTCACATCAAAAACAACCGATTTATTGTTATCCAGAGCTTACTCACAGATGTTAGCATTAGCATCTGAATTAGCATCTAAAAATGAAGAAGTGCTTGACAACGAACTTCTGGAAAAACTGAAATCACGCCCCAAGGCTGTTGAAGTTAAAGAAGAAAAAGAAGAAGTAGAAAAAGAGGAAGAAGAAGAGGAAGAAGAAAAAGAGGAAGAAGCTGCAGCAGGGTTAGGTGCCCTGTTCGGCTAA
- a CDS encoding 50S ribosomal protein L11: MAKETVEILIEGGKATPGPPLGPAIGPLGINMMQVVEQINSKTNDFAGIKVPVKIIVDVGTKEFEVKVGTPPTTALILDELNIEKGSQDPGMDKVADLSIEQTLKIARMKFDALLSNDYKMAAKEVIGTCVSMGLTVDGKDPKIVQKEISEGLYDEQLQ, translated from the coding sequence ATGGCTAAAGAAACAGTAGAGATTCTCATTGAAGGCGGAAAAGCAACACCTGGACCCCCATTGGGCCCTGCAATCGGACCGCTTGGTATTAATATGATGCAGGTTGTAGAGCAGATAAACAGCAAAACTAATGATTTTGCAGGTATTAAAGTTCCAGTAAAAATCATAGTAGATGTGGGAACAAAAGAATTTGAAGTTAAAGTAGGTACACCACCAACAACTGCACTTATATTAGATGAACTAAATATTGAAAAAGGTTCTCAGGATCCTGGAATGGATAAAGTTGCAGATCTATCCATAGAACAGACACTTAAAATCGCCAGGATGAAGTTCGATGCACTGCTTTCAAACGATTACAAAATGGCTGCAAAAGAGGTTATTGGAACCTGTGTGAGCATGGGGTTAACTGTAGATGGTAAAGACCCTAAAATCGTTCAAAAAGAGATTAGTGAAGGATTATACGACGAACAGTTACAATAA
- the alaS gene encoding alanine--tRNA ligase — protein MSRQLEELGFTKKTCVTCGNDFWSILDRNTCGDAPCDKYEFIGNPATDKKYDLYDIQNTFMKFFERNNHTPIKRYPVLAKRWRDDVFLVGASIYNFQPWITSGAVDPPANPLVVAQPSIRLNDVDNVGRTGRHMTCFTMGGHHAFNSKKEYIYWENETIKYCYDFIKHIGINPEEITYIESWWEGGGNAGPCYEVCVRGVELATLVFIKYKTLPGGKLEEIPLTIVDTGYGLERFAWISQGTPTAYDASFGPVIDELKELATVEVDEKILAENALLAGMMDIETFADLRTLRTNVAQRLNISLKELEEATKPMEAIYIIADHTRCLAFMLADGVIPSNVKEGYLARLVLRRTIRFIKDLGLKESLADIMKIQLDFLSKTYPEIKQHQDHILNIITLEDKRYLKTVSKGRKLVKRSVKKLRKKNEFEMPFETLKELYESHGVPPETTKEIAEKIDFKVKVPDNFYTLVANEHEKEVQEEKTEIELDFPATDLLFYENPYETRFEAHVLGTYENNIILDQTIFYPEGGGQPSDTGYFEIRGEKIKVLHAEKVNNTVLHRVNEEDIEKLHPYKGQIISGEIELSRRQSLARNHTATHLIIAAARCVLGDHVWQAGAQKGVKKSRIDISHYKPIKSEELQEIELLANRYVMGNRPVLTNWMARAEAEKKYGFILYQGGVVPGMSIRTVQVDGIDVQACAGTHCARTGDIGLIKITKTERIQDGVERIEFSAGVAAIEATQANDNLLKESAAIFKVEPQQLPKTCDRFFSEWKSFKNEIKRLKEEMATLKMQTLVGKAKKIGNLNVLEDMIDADMEELQKMALDLTDDDGEFDVVFLGNLDGKIVGTSSCKAIESGIKINKIIKEAAGILGGGGGGRPNLAQGAGPKSENMREALDFALNSLK, from the coding sequence ATGTCTCGCCAGCTTGAAGAACTTGGATTTACTAAAAAAACCTGTGTTACATGTGGAAACGATTTCTGGTCTATCCTTGATAGAAACACATGCGGAGACGCACCCTGCGATAAATATGAATTCATTGGAAATCCAGCAACAGATAAAAAATATGACCTCTACGATATTCAAAACACTTTCATGAAATTTTTTGAAAGAAACAACCATACACCCATAAAAAGATATCCTGTTCTTGCAAAGCGATGGAGAGACGATGTTTTTTTAGTAGGCGCATCAATTTATAATTTTCAGCCGTGGATAACATCAGGAGCAGTGGATCCACCTGCAAACCCATTAGTAGTTGCACAACCTTCAATTAGGCTTAATGATGTGGATAATGTCGGAAGAACCGGCAGACACATGACCTGCTTTACAATGGGCGGACATCACGCATTTAATTCTAAAAAAGAGTACATTTACTGGGAAAATGAGACCATAAAATACTGCTATGACTTTATCAAACATATTGGAATCAATCCAGAAGAAATTACTTATATTGAATCATGGTGGGAAGGTGGAGGAAATGCAGGTCCATGCTATGAAGTTTGTGTGAGGGGAGTGGAACTTGCAACACTTGTTTTTATAAAATACAAAACATTACCGGGTGGAAAGCTTGAAGAAATTCCGCTAACAATTGTTGATACTGGATATGGACTTGAAAGATTTGCCTGGATCTCACAGGGGACTCCAACAGCTTATGATGCTTCATTTGGTCCTGTAATAGATGAATTAAAGGAATTAGCCACAGTTGAAGTAGATGAAAAGATATTGGCAGAAAATGCTCTCCTTGCAGGAATGATGGATATTGAAACCTTTGCAGACCTTAGAACACTACGAACAAATGTCGCTCAAAGACTCAATATTTCATTAAAAGAGCTTGAAGAAGCCACAAAACCAATGGAAGCAATATATATAATTGCAGACCACACAAGATGCCTGGCATTCATGTTAGCTGATGGTGTAATCCCATCAAATGTTAAAGAAGGATATCTGGCAAGACTGGTGCTTCGAAGAACAATTCGCTTCATAAAAGACCTTGGACTTAAAGAATCCCTTGCAGATATAATGAAAATACAGCTTGATTTTTTATCAAAAACATATCCTGAAATTAAGCAACATCAAGATCATATACTCAATATCATCACTTTAGAAGATAAAAGATATCTTAAAACTGTTTCAAAAGGTAGAAAGCTTGTTAAAAGAAGTGTAAAAAAACTTAGAAAAAAAAATGAATTTGAAATGCCGTTTGAAACTCTTAAAGAACTCTACGAATCCCATGGAGTTCCACCAGAAACTACAAAGGAAATTGCAGAAAAGATAGATTTTAAGGTAAAAGTACCTGATAATTTCTATACTTTAGTTGCAAATGAACACGAAAAAGAAGTTCAAGAAGAAAAAACAGAAATTGAACTTGATTTCCCAGCTACAGATTTATTATTCTATGAAAACCCATATGAGACCCGATTTGAAGCCCATGTGCTTGGAACTTACGAAAATAATATTATACTGGATCAGACCATCTTCTATCCTGAAGGTGGTGGCCAACCCTCAGATACAGGGTATTTTGAAATCCGTGGTGAAAAAATAAAGGTTCTACATGCTGAAAAGGTCAATAATACCGTTTTACACAGAGTAAATGAAGAAGATATTGAAAAATTGCATCCCTACAAAGGCCAGATAATTTCAGGTGAAATTGAGCTTTCAAGAAGGCAATCTTTAGCACGAAATCACACTGCAACACACCTGATAATTGCAGCTGCAAGATGTGTCTTAGGAGACCATGTTTGGCAGGCAGGGGCTCAAAAAGGCGTTAAAAAGTCCAGAATTGATATTTCTCATTACAAACCGATAAAATCTGAGGAGTTACAGGAAATTGAACTACTTGCAAACAGATACGTCATGGGGAACCGTCCAGTGCTCACTAACTGGATGGCTCGGGCTGAAGCCGAGAAAAAATACGGGTTTATCCTTTATCAAGGGGGAGTAGTTCCAGGAATGTCAATACGGACTGTTCAGGTGGATGGAATTGATGTTCAGGCATGTGCAGGAACACATTGTGCCAGAACAGGAGATATTGGACTTATAAAAATAACGAAAACTGAAAGAATCCAGGACGGTGTAGAAAGGATTGAATTTTCAGCTGGTGTTGCTGCGATTGAGGCAACACAGGCAAATGATAATTTGTTAAAAGAAAGCGCTGCAATTTTCAAGGTTGAACCACAACAACTTCCAAAGACATGTGACAGATTCTTCAGCGAATGGAAATCATTTAAAAATGAAATAAAGCGACTTAAAGAGGAGATGGCCACATTAAAAATGCAAACATTAGTGGGTAAAGCCAAAAAAATTGGCAATTTAAATGTCTTAGAAGATATGATCGATGCAGATATGGAAGAATTGCAGAAAATGGCTTTAGACCTTACTGATGATGATGGAGAATTTGATGTGGTTTTTTTAGGCAATTTAGATGGTAAAATAGTGGGTACTTCATCCTGTAAGGCAATAGAATCAGGTATTAAAATTAACAAAATTATTAAAGAAGCTGCAGGTATTCTTGGGGGTGGTGGAGGTGGAAGACCAAATCTTGCTCAAGGCGCCGGCCCAAAATCTGAAAATATGAGGGAAGCACTTGATTTTGCACTTAATTCTCTAAAATGA
- the rpl12p gene encoding 50S ribosomal protein P1, with translation MEYIYAAMLLHTTGQEINEGNVTKVLEAAGAEVDDARVKALIAALEEVDIEEAMEKTAVAAAPATGAAAPAAEEKVEEEEEEEEKEEEKEEEAAAGLGALFG, from the coding sequence ATGGAATATATATACGCAGCAATGTTATTGCACACAACAGGTCAGGAAATTAACGAAGGAAATGTAACAAAGGTCTTAGAAGCAGCAGGAGCAGAAGTAGACGATGCAAGAGTAAAAGCATTGATTGCAGCACTTGAAGAAGTGGACATTGAAGAAGCAATGGAAAAAACAGCAGTAGCAGCAGCTCCAGCAACAGGTGCGGCAGCTCCAGCAGCAGAAGAAAAGGTAGAAGAGGAAGAAGAAGAGGAAGAAAAAGAAGAAGAAAAAGAGGAAGAAGCCGCAGCAGGTCTCGGCGCCCTCTTTGGATAA
- a CDS encoding transcription elongation factor Spt5, with protein MIYALRTLVGQEKNVAKLLSRNVRNSDIEITSILVPDNLRGYILVESSSKLDMQDPAFKVPNLRGSIEGEISFEEIKSFLKPEPIIVSVKKGSIVELISGPFKGEKAKVVRTDESKEEVVLELIEAAIPIPVTVKGDQIRLIQKEAD; from the coding sequence TTGATATATGCATTAAGAACCCTTGTAGGACAGGAAAAAAACGTTGCAAAATTGCTTTCAAGAAATGTCAGAAACAGTGACATTGAAATCACTTCAATACTTGTTCCAGACAATTTAAGGGGCTACATCTTAGTTGAGTCTTCATCTAAGCTTGACATGCAGGATCCTGCATTTAAAGTCCCAAATTTAAGGGGTTCAATTGAAGGTGAAATTTCCTTTGAAGAAATTAAAAGCTTTTTAAAACCAGAGCCCATTATAGTTTCTGTTAAAAAAGGAAGCATTGTAGAGCTTATATCTGGTCCTTTCAAAGGTGAAAAGGCTAAAGTAGTTAGAACAGATGAATCAAAGGAAGAAGTAGTTTTAGAGCTAATCGAAGCTGCGATTCCCATCCCGGTTACAGTCAAAGGTGACCAGATAAGATTAATTCAGAAGGAGGCAGATTAA
- a CDS encoding pyruvate kinase alpha/beta domain-containing protein, which produces MEKTINYFENKGAENTDKVIELVKQRKEELNIKNIVVASVSGKTALKLREAIENVNIISITHHAGFKEKGKLEITPEYSQKLKENDITLYAGSHALSGVGRGISNKFGGITHVEVIAATLRLFGQGIKVCVEISIMAADAGLIPVDEEIIAVGGTGWGADAAVVLKAANMNNFFDLQIKEIIAMPMQ; this is translated from the coding sequence ATGGAAAAAACTATTAACTATTTTGAAAATAAAGGTGCAGAAAATACGGATAAAGTTATAGAACTTGTAAAGCAGAGGAAGGAAGAATTAAATATAAAAAATATTGTAGTTGCATCTGTATCTGGAAAAACTGCTTTAAAGTTACGTGAAGCAATTGAAAATGTTAACATAATCAGTATAACTCATCATGCAGGCTTTAAAGAAAAAGGAAAGCTTGAAATAACTCCAGAATACTCACAAAAACTAAAAGAAAATGATATAACTTTATATGCAGGATCTCATGCACTAAGCGGGGTTGGCAGGGGAATTTCCAATAAATTCGGCGGAATAACTCATGTGGAGGTAATCGCTGCTACCCTCCGATTATTCGGCCAGGGAATTAAAGTATGTGTGGAAATATCTATTATGGCTGCAGATGCTGGTCTAATTCCAGTGGATGAAGAAATAATTGCTGTTGGAGGAACTGGATGGGGTGCAGACGCGGCAGTGGTATTAAAAGCAGCTAATATGAATAATTTCTTTGACCTTCAAATTAAAGAAATTATTGCAATGCCTATGCAATAA
- the ftsZ gene encoding cell division protein FtsZ, which produces MKSLINNTLKESEVRREKRPSDIQNSIDVSDVNSDLKDIIEKSRAKIFVVGTGGAGNNTVSRLMEIGIEGADTIAINTDAQDLFYSNSHQKILIGKATCGGLGAGGIPEIGEECAEESEEAIKERLDGADMVFVTCGLGGGTGTGSAPVIAKLAKKIGALTIAVSTMPFSAEGLRRRENAENGLEKLQNAADTVIVIPNDKLLEVAPNLPINKAFMVTDELLGRAVKGITELITKPGLVSLDFADIRSIMKGSGMAMIGMGESESGDRAIESVHEALNSPLLDLDISNAKGALINISGSSDMTLHEAEKIVQIVADELDPDANIIWGTQIQEDLQNVIRTTIVVAGVKSPHIFGVPVEREHIEEKKEDAVPESALEEFIDGVF; this is translated from the coding sequence TTGAAATCTCTTATAAATAACACCTTAAAAGAATCAGAAGTTAGAAGAGAGAAAAGGCCATCTGACATTCAAAACAGTATCGACGTTTCAGATGTTAACAGTGACCTCAAAGACATTATAGAAAAGAGCAGAGCCAAAATATTCGTTGTTGGAACTGGAGGGGCTGGAAATAACACAGTTTCAAGGCTTATGGAAATAGGAATCGAAGGCGCAGATACCATTGCTATAAATACAGATGCACAGGATCTTTTCTACTCAAATTCCCATCAGAAGATACTCATAGGTAAAGCAACATGTGGAGGATTAGGCGCAGGTGGAATACCTGAAATAGGCGAAGAATGCGCTGAAGAAAGTGAAGAAGCAATAAAAGAAAGGCTGGATGGAGCGGATATGGTTTTTGTAACTTGCGGTCTTGGGGGAGGTACTGGAACAGGTTCTGCCCCTGTAATTGCAAAATTAGCCAAAAAGATTGGTGCACTAACAATTGCGGTATCAACAATGCCTTTCAGTGCTGAAGGACTTAGAAGAAGGGAAAATGCTGAAAACGGGCTTGAAAAGCTCCAGAATGCAGCAGACACAGTTATTGTGATACCTAACGATAAGTTACTTGAAGTTGCACCTAATTTACCCATAAATAAGGCTTTTATGGTGACAGACGAACTTCTGGGAAGAGCTGTAAAAGGAATAACTGAACTTATAACTAAACCCGGTCTTGTGAGCCTTGACTTTGCAGACATAAGAAGCATAATGAAAGGCTCTGGAATGGCAATGATCGGTATGGGTGAATCTGAATCTGGTGACAGGGCAATAGAATCTGTTCACGAGGCTTTAAACAGTCCGTTACTTGATCTGGACATCTCTAATGCCAAGGGTGCACTGATAAACATTTCTGGGAGCTCAGATATGACACTGCACGAAGCCGAAAAAATTGTTCAGATTGTGGCGGATGAACTCGATCCAGATGCTAACATAATCTGGGGTACACAGATCCAGGAAGACCTTCAAAATGTTATCCGTACAACTATTGTAGTTGCTGGTGTGAAATCTCCCCATATCTTCGGTGTTCCGGTTGAACGTGAGCATATTGAAGAAAAAAAAGAGGATGCAGTTCCTGAATCAGCTTTAGAAGAGTTTATAGACGGTGTTTTCTAA
- a CDS encoding 50S ribosomal protein L1, with protein sequence MNQEILEAVKKAKSESMPRNFTQSIDVIINIKDLDVKKPENRFDEEVFLPNGRGKGIKIAVIADGELAVQAKNAGADLIITKADLEDLGKDRKAAKKLANEYTFFVAQADMMPLVGRFLGPVLGPRKKMPKPVPATVKPDPILERLANTVKVRIKDQPVIQAIVGSQDMEDEQIGDNIEAVLGILDRKLEKGRNQIKSMYIKTTMGPVARVI encoded by the coding sequence ATGAATCAGGAGATATTGGAAGCGGTGAAGAAGGCTAAGAGTGAATCCATGCCGAGAAACTTCACACAGTCTATAGATGTTATCATTAACATTAAAGATTTAGACGTGAAAAAACCAGAAAACAGATTTGATGAAGAAGTCTTCCTTCCAAATGGACGCGGAAAAGGCATTAAAATTGCCGTTATCGCAGATGGTGAACTGGCAGTTCAGGCCAAAAATGCAGGTGCAGATCTTATAATTACCAAAGCTGATTTGGAAGATCTGGGAAAAGACCGTAAAGCTGCCAAAAAATTGGCCAACGAATACACATTTTTCGTTGCTCAAGCTGATATGATGCCACTTGTTGGTAGATTTTTAGGACCTGTTCTTGGGCCTCGAAAAAAGATGCCAAAACCAGTTCCCGCCACTGTAAAACCAGATCCAATATTGGAAAGACTTGCAAATACCGTAAAAGTAAGAATAAAGGATCAGCCAGTTATCCAGGCAATTGTTGGTTCTCAGGATATGGAAGATGAACAGATTGGAGATAATATTGAAGCTGTGCTTGGAATACTGGATAGAAAACTGGAGAAAGGAAGAAACCAGATAAAATCCATGTATATTAAAACAACCATGGGTCCAGTAGCGAGGGTGATTTAA
- the comA gene encoding phosphosulfolactate synthase: MKAFNFITPNRNSKPRENGITMMLDKGMGLNAVYDLLEVSGEFVDLAKFGWGTSALHDRDLIRNKAEMYLSYDVIPYPGGTLFELAYLKNRFDEFLNEADRLGFKAIEISDGSINIPLDDRREAISKAKDQGFLVISEVGKKDPDEDRKLDFDNRVDLIHFDIDAGADMVLIEAREGGKDIGIYDEYGNVKEDELEALARTDRNKLIWESPLKNQQTYLILKFGANVNLGNIAPDEVTALETMRRGLRGDTLGKVELK; the protein is encoded by the coding sequence ATGAAAGCATTTAACTTTATCACGCCAAATAGAAATTCTAAACCACGTGAAAATGGAATAACGATGATGTTAGATAAGGGAATGGGCTTAAACGCTGTTTACGACCTGTTAGAAGTGTCTGGGGAATTTGTTGATCTTGCAAAGTTTGGATGGGGCACTTCAGCACTCCACGATAGGGATCTTATCAGGAACAAGGCTGAAATGTATTTATCATATGATGTGATACCTTATCCTGGTGGAACTCTTTTTGAACTTGCATATTTAAAAAACAGGTTTGATGAATTTTTAAATGAAGCAGACAGGTTAGGGTTTAAAGCCATTGAAATATCCGACGGTTCCATAAATATACCTCTTGATGATAGAAGAGAGGCAATTTCTAAAGCCAAAGATCAGGGTTTTCTGGTTATTTCAGAGGTTGGAAAAAAGGATCCAGATGAAGACCGTAAACTGGATTTCGATAATCGGGTTGACCTTATTCATTTTGATATAGATGCTGGAGCAGATATGGTGCTTATTGAAGCACGTGAAGGTGGAAAAGATATTGGTATTTACGATGAATACGGGAATGTTAAAGAAGATGAACTTGAAGCACTGGCCAGAACAGATAGGAACAAATTGATCTGGGAATCTCCTCTTAAGAATCAGCAGACTTACTTAATCTTAAAATTTGGAGCAAATGTAAATCTGGGTAATATAGCACCAGATGAAGTAACTGCTCTTGAAACGATGAGAAGAGGGCTTAGAGGAGATACTTTAGGAAAGGTGGAACTTAAATGA